The Candidatus Ozemobacteraceae bacterium genome includes the window CGCGGAGGGACTGGGCGACGAAATTCCGGATGTGCTGCTCGACCGTCTCCTCGTGCGCCTGGCCGCCGATGACGACTCCCGGCGCCTGGGCGGGAGCCTGCTCATGACCTGCCGGAATCGGCTGAATTCCCTGGGTGTGCAGCGGAGGCGCGGCGGACGGAGCGGGCGGCTGTGGTCTCGCGCTTCCCTGACGCACCTCTATGGGAAGGTGCTCGGGAAGAATGACCTGGTCGCGACCGAGGGTATATGACTGTTCGATCGCGTTTCGCAGTTCCCGGACGTTGCCGGGCCAGGAATACGCCGTCAGGATCGACAGGGCCTCGTCGGAGATGCTTTTCGGGACGCCCTTTCTCTGGGCCGCGAGCTGGGTGCAGAAATAACTCGCAAGCAGGGGAATGTCCTCGGCTCTGGTCCTGAGGGGCGGGAGGTGGATCTCGATCACCTTGATGCGGTGGTAGAGATCTTCGCGAAACCGGCCGTCATGGATCGCCTTGCGAAGATCCTTGTTCGTCGCGGCGATGATGCGCACGTCGACCTTGATGCGCTTGTTGCCGCCGACCCGCACGATCTGCCGCTCCTCGAGCACGCGCAGGAGCTGGGCCTGCATCTCGAGGCTCATGTCGCCGATCTCGTCGAGGAACAGGGTTCCGCCCTGTGCGAGTTCGAATACGCCCGGTTTCGATGTGTTCGCGCCGGTGAACGCGCCCTTCTCGTAGCCGAACAATTCGGCTTCCATGAGGCTCTCTGTGATCGCCGTGCAGTTGATCGCCCAGAACGGCTTGGAGGCGCGGTTCGAATTGTAATGCACCGCCTGGGCCACGAGTTCCTTTCCCGAACCGGACTCGCCGGTCACGAGAACGGTGACGTCTTCGGCCGACACCTTTCCGATCAGCTTGTAGACTTCCTGCATCGGAGAACTGTTTCCCTTGAGACCGCCCGTCATGTCACCGGAGGTCTCGGGCAGGTCGGCGGCCTTGACGGTGCGCGCGTTCAGGCCTCTTCCGATCAGCAGCAGACATTCGTCGATATTGAACGGTTTGCTGAGAAAATCGTAGGCGCCGAGCTTCATCGCCGAGACCGTCGTCTCCATATCCGTATACGCGGTCATGACGATGACCTGCGCGTCGGGATAGGATTCTCGGATTTTTTTGAGTACCTGCAGGCCGTCCATCTCGGGCATACGAATGTCGAGCAGAGTGAGGTCGGGACGGACGCTTTCGAAGATCGCGAGGCCCTTCGCGCCGGTTTCGGCAAGGAAGACGTCGTATCCGGCCTTTTTCAGGGCCTTCTCGAATGCCCACCTGACGCTGTGTTCGTCGTCAACCACAAGGATCTTTGCAGAAAGGGTCATACCTCCAACTCCTCTTGAAGGCGAGGCATCGGTTCGCAGGCTTCCTCGTCCTCGTCGGTGTTCTTTCGGTGTCCGTGACGTCCCGCCGGGCTTGCCATGGGGTCGATGAATCTGTCACCGTGCAGGATGATGACGCGGCAGCCCGGGTTGATCCGCTTCACCGCCTCGGCGACGCAATCGCGGATCTCGTCGTGCGAGTACCGCAGGGAGACGTGAAACAGCATCAGCGTGCCGGCACGGGCGTCTTTCGCCGTCTGGAGGACATCGCTCAGCGCCGAGTGCTGCTGGAAATTCCGCTCGTCGTCGTCAAGCCGGAGATACGTGCATTCGTGGCAGAGGAACAGCGTATCCCTGATCGAATCGGGATTGATCGGCCGCGAGTCGCCGCCGTAGGTGAAGATGATCTGTTCGAAGCTTTCGGCGACGGCCTCCTTGCCGAGACGAAGAATGGCGGCGTTGATCTCGTTCTGGGGCATTCCGACGTATTCGGCTTTCAACCGGCGGCGCATCTCGACGATGTTGAAGCCGAGGCTCAACTGTTTATGCGAATGCTGCGTCCGAAACGTGCGCATGAAGGTCTTCCCGCGGCCGTCCTCGAACTCGATGCGCTCTCCCGCCTCGACTGGCCGCCAGACCAGGTCGAAGGAGAGTTCGTGCTGGGTGCTGGCGAGATACTGACGGATGACCTCGATCAGGGTGTTGTTCTTGGGATAGAAGATCTCGAGGGTCGCCGTCTGGTCGCCGGCGCCAAGATTCCGGATGTTCACGAGATTTATCAGACCTGCTATATGATCGGCATGACCGTGCGACAGGAAAATCTTTCGAATGCCGAACACGCGATTCAACAGGGCCGTCGCGATCCCCTCCCCCGCATCGAACAGGACGTTGAAGCGTCGGTGATACAGCCAGGTCGAGAACAGGGCCCGTGAAAACCCGCGCAACTGGTCCTGGAGGGGGAATGCTGGTTTGTGCATGTCGATCAGAGTTCCTTGAAGGCCATGGGATTCTTCACTTTCGACAGAGCGATGTCGTAGGCGATGCGGCCCTGCTGGTAGAGGGTCTTGAGGCTTCTGTCCATCGAGACCATGCCGAATTCGGCGCCCGTCTGGATGAATGTGTCGAGCTGGGGGATCTTGTTCTCACGGATGATGCGCCGGACGGCCGGGGTCGCGATCAACAGCTCGTAGGCGAGGACGCGGCCGTTCTTGTCGACGGTCGGGAGCAGCTGCTGCGAGATGATGCCCTGGAGGGAGTTCGCGAGCTGGATCCGGATCTGCTCGTGCTGGAACGGCGGGAACACGTCTACGATACGGTCGATCGTCTGCTGGGCGTCGCTGGTATGGAGCGTCGCGATGACGAGGTGGCCGGTTTCGGCGGCGGTGATCGCCGTCGAGATCGTCTCGAGGTCGCGCATCTCGCCGATGCCGATGATGTCGGGGTCCTGGCGGAGGATGTGCCTCAGCGCCATGGCGAACGACTTCGTGTCGCTATGCACCTCACGCTGGAGGACGATCGACTTTTTATGGCGGTGAATATATTCGATCGGGTCCTCGATCGTGATGATGCGGCAGCGGCGTTCCCGGTTGATCTGGTCGAGCAGGGAGTTGAACGTCGTCGTCTTGCCGACGCCGGTCGGCCCGGTGACGAGAACGAGACCGTTCGGTTTCCGCGAAAGCTCAAGCGCTGCGTCGGAGAGGCCCAGCTCCTGGAGAGATTTTATCTGGGGTTGTATAATTCGAAGGGATGCTTCGGTGTTGCCGCGCTCGCGGAACACGTTGACGCGGAAACGGCCGATTCCCGGGATATCGAGGGAAAAATCCAGCTCCCACTCCTGCTCGAACTTCTCGATCTGCTCGTCGTTGAGGATCGACGTGACGAGTTCCCTGCACGTTTCGGAAGAGAGATTGTCGAAGGGGAGGGTGACAATTTCGCCATGAACGCGTGCCGCGGGCGGAAGCCCCACCGACAGGTGGAGATCGGACGCTTCCTTTTCCTGACAAAGCCGCAGCAGCCCCTGCATCGTGGTGGAACCGATCATCGAGTTCTCCCGGCGTTCACAAATTCGTCCCGGCATCGTCGTGCCGTAAAGCCGCATGTTACCACGAAGGGAACCCGATCCGCCACAGACAACCGCACGCCGGGGGCGGGGTTATTTCGTGCGGGTGGTGTTCTGGGTGGTGACGGGGGCCGAGTAGTATTCCGAGGTGAACTGTTTCTTCTCGACCCGAGCGTTGAGAAGCTGCTGGAGTTCCTTCGCGACCTCATCGCAGGCCTTGCCGAACCCCTCCAGGCGCATTTCGACCTGGCCGTCGGGCTTGATGACGATGGAAATCTCTTCTTTCTTCATGGGTTTCGGAACCATCCTTTCGTCCATTGGCGCAGCCATATTCCGAGCCGGTCCAGGGGGCTGACGTTGTTCACGCGGCCGTGAAATTCGCTATAGGTGCGGTTCAGGGGGCGCAACCGCACCGCGTGTTCGATCGACTCCCGGGATTCGCCCACAAACCCGAGCTCGAGCTGGAGCTTCGCGAGGGCGTACCAGACGTCGGCCAGGTCGGCATGCTCGGCGAGGACTTTTCGGAACAGCGGCAGCGCCTTGTCGGCAAGCGGGGTCACGGCGTACGCCTGGGCGGTCTTCAGGGTGATGAGCCAGTCGCTGCCGCGTTCGGATTCGCGCGCCTTCATCATGCAGAATTCGGCATTGCCGGAGCCGGCCAGGGCCAGAATTTCGCCTCTCGCGACCCAGACGAACCAGCCCTGGCGGTCGTTCTTCATCGCCCCGTCGGAGAACGCGATCGCTTCCTGGAGCCTGCCCTGCCGGGCCAGCGCGAGCGCCCGGGCGGACTGGACGTCGGCGTTCTTGGGGAACATCTTCTGGGCCTTGATCGCCCAGGTGAGCGCCTCGGGGTTTTCCCCCAGGTCGAGAAGACACCGCAACTGGCCGGCCCAGGCGTCTTCTATATTCGGATCTATACTGAGGGCCTTCGAGTAGAGGCGGAGGGCTTTCTCGTATTCGAGCAGGCGGTACGCATCATCGGCGAGTTTCAATACCTGCCGCGCGTCGGTCATATCGACGCCGGCAACCTCGTCGGCATCGGGCCCTTTCTTGCCGGGACCGGTTTCCGGCCCTTTCGGCTCGTCGAATTCGAGCCATCTGAAGCGACTCACCTGCCAGCTCCTCCGTTCAGGGTCACTTCCAGCGCCGCACGGTGAGGCGGATCGTGTTGTCTTGCTCGACGTTTTCCTGGACGAGCGAGTAGCCCTTTTTCTTCAGTTCGGCGCTGAGCTTCTGGTAGGCATACTGCTGGGCGACACGGTTGATCAGGTCGCGGCCAAGGGCTTGGAGTTCGGCATCGGTCTTGCCCTTTCCCTCGACCCGCATGCTGCAGTTACCCCTGCCGTCCTTGGCGAACGTCACCCGGAACCCGTTTCCCTCGAGCGGGAGGATGTCCCCCTCGTCGACAGTGTTCGCGAGGGCGTGCGAATTGGGAACTTGCACCTCCACGCTCTCATCAACGGGCGCGCCCTGGTGCTGCCTGTCGGCGAGAAGCGACACGGCTTTGAGGCCGACCGCAGCCCCAGCGACGGCGACCGCCGCCGCGAAGATCGGCCCGCCGGCCAGCGCCGGCACCATGAATACGACTGCTGACATGATCCGCCTCCCTCACCCGATCTCGAGCGCTCGGTGCGTGCCGGCTTTCCGCTCGCTGATCGCGGAGAGGGACGCGGAACGAGCCCGCTCGGACGCCCACCTGCGGAGATCGTCGATCTCCTCGCGCATCGTCTTCGAAAGCGGATACGTTTCGGAGACGGCCTTGAGAATGCACTCCGTATCGAGTTCGCGGCCCTGGTGGAACGCCTCGTAGATCGCCGAGGAGATCGCCTCTTCGATTTCCGACCCGGAAAAGCCGTCGGTGCTGCGGGCGAGTTCCTTGAGATCGAACGCGTTCGGGTCGCGCTTTTTCTTCTTGAGATGAATGGTGAAGATCGCCTCCCGTTCTTCGGGCTGGGGCAGGTCGACGAAGAAGATGTCATCGAAGCGGCCTTTACGAAACAACTCCGGCGGGAGGTCGCGGATGCGATTCGACGTGGCGATGACGAAGACGGGCGACGTTTTTTCCTGGAGCCAAGTGATGAAGGTGCCGAACACGCGGCTGGTGACGCCGCTGTCGGTAGAACCCGACGACTGGACGCCGGAAAAAGCCTTTTCGATTTCGTCGATCCAGAGGATGGCGGGCGCGACGGACTCGGCGGTGCGTATGGCGCGACGGACGTTCTCTTCGCTGGAGCCGACGAGTCCCGAGAAGATGCGCCCCATGTCGAGCCGCAGCAGCGGCACGTTCCAGAGGCTGCTCACAGCCTTGGCCACGAGGCTCTTTCCGCAGCCCTGGACACCCAAGAGCAGGATTCCCTTCGGAGGGGTGCAGCCGAAGGCGCGGGCACGCTCAGTGAAGGCTTCAGAGCGCTTCTGAAGCCAGCTTTTCAGGTTTTCAAGCCCGCCGACGTTTCCGAACTCGGTCGTGGCGGCATAGTATTCGAGAATGCCGCTTTTGCGGATGATCTGCTCTTTTTCCTGGAGGATGGCGGAAAGGTCTCCCGCTTCGAGTTTGCGGCGGGTGATCAGCGTCTTCGACAGGACATTCTCGACTTCGCGCAGCGTCAGGCCCGAACAGGCCTTGATGAGTTTCTCGCGATCGCCGGGGGTGAGGTCGATACGCACGCGGGGGTTATCCTTCACGAGATCGATCATCTCTTCGAGTTTTCTGTTGATCTCGTCGGCCGTCGGGTATCCGAACTCGATGACGGTGATCTCCTTTTCGAGCTCGCAGGGGACGGACAGCGTCGGCGACACGAAGAACATCGTTCTCGGACTGTCGCGAAGGAAGGCGGCCAGTTCCCTGACACGGCGCCTGATGATCGTGTCGTCGAGATACCCGTGGAAATCCTTGAAGACGAAAAAGGCGTTTTCGAGATTTTCCATGACCGCATCGAGCGCCGCCATCGGGTCGCGCGTCATCTCGGAGACTTTCTTTTTCGACTGAAGGTCTGTCCCGGTGGGGAGGAGGCCCCGCGTGCTCGACCAGCTATAACACGCCTTGTTTTGAGACTTCGACAGCTTCGCGAGGAGCGATTCGACGCGATCCTCCTCGTGGGTCACCAGGTATATGATGGGATATTTTGCGCGCACGAGAACATCGAGTTCCCGGAACATCTCTTGGTTCGCGCCTTCGGCCGGTTCGGCCTGAGTCGGCTTCGGGGCCGTCGGAGCCGGGGGAGCCTGCGGCGGCTTCGGGGAAGGAGCAACGGGTTGTCGGCCGAGGGGTTCTGCCATCGGTTCTCCTCTCGTCATCGGTCTGGTGACGGCCCATTCTAGCAACCGGCGGCAGCGATGTCAAAGGGCTTCCCTGTTGTGAGCGGTTCCGGGATGTGCTAGACTCTGGCCGTTACATCCAAGTTCGTTCATGAGCCTCTGGAGGGAGACATTCCCATGGATGATTCATCAGTCATCAAGATCGCCGACCGGCGCGCCGCCCACACGGAAGACGCGGAAGAACCCAAACCGGCTCCCGTACAGGCTTCGCCGAAAAAGGAAGAATCCGCCGGATCAAAGCGCGACGCGTCAGGGGCGCAGCCGGTGCGTCCCCCTGCGTCCGAGACCCCGTCCGACGTCGAAGATCAGCCTCCCTTCGACGAGCAAGCCGAGGGATATCCGGCTGAGGGCGAGGAAGAGATGGAAGAGCCGCCCCGTCCGTCAGGTCCCGGGCAGACCCGACGTCGCCCCGGTGGCATGCGCGGACCGTCGCTCACCTCGATGCACGTCGTCGAGACTGCGGGGTTCATGATGGAAATACTGCTTCAGAAGGCGTTCATCACGATGGGCCTGATCCCCAATCCCGAAACGGGGCGGAGGGAACGGGATCTCGGGCAGACGCGCATCGCCATCGACCTGCTGTCGGCCACCGCCGAGCAGATGCGAGGGCGATGGGGCATGCCCGGCGTGGAGCAGGATATCGAAGCCCAGTTGACGAGCCTGCGGCTGCAGTATGCCCGCATGGCCCCGCCCGACGCCGGGAAGGCCTGACCCCGGGCCCGCCGCGTCGCATATCATACAGGACGGAGGGTTGTTGGAGGGCATGAATCAGAAATCGCATCTTCAGAAAGCCGTTGAAGAAAAGCTTGCAAAATATATCAATAAGTTTACCAGATACGCCGCTTTTTCCCATCTCTCTCAGGAGCGGCGCGAGATCCTGACAGGGACGCTACTCTATCTCATCGAAGAGCAGGACCTCGTTCCCGACGACGTTCCCCACATCGGGTATCTCGACGACCTGATGGTGTTCGTGACGGCCGCATCGTCGTTCATCGACGGCGAGAAGGGTCAGGACATCCCGGGCGTCATCACCCGCGAGGAGGTCGAGGCGGACGACGCCTTCGTGAAACAGCACGAAGGACTTCTCTACGGCACGCACAAGACGTCCCTGAAAGCCCTTCAGAAGATGGGAAGCGGCAAATCTTCGGATCTGCCCGCGCTCTGCACGCGGATCAAGGAAAAATACGCCACTCTGGGGAGGATGGAATCATGAACAGTCGTTCCCGCATTTTCCGTTTCTGCACGGCCCTGCTCCTGTTCGTCGCGTTTGCCGCCATGACGGCGCAGGCCGGCGACCGCACGCCCGTATTCACCGCCGTGAAGCAGATCGTCGAAAAACCTGAAACCTTCAAGGACACGTTCGTCTCGCTGAAGGCGACGTTCCTCGGCTGGAAAGCCGACAAGGGGCAGGATATCGGCGCCCCGCCCGTCACCCGTTCCGACTGGATCGTCCGCGGCGACGACGGCACCTGCATTTACTGCACCGGCCGCATGCCCGACCAACTCCGCCCGGAAGATCCTTCCGCCCGCGGCCGTTGCATCTCGGTTCTCGGCCAGGTCCATCTCGATGCGAACGGGCGTCCCTTCGTCGCCGTGACGGAAGCAGCCCCGCTCGCGGAAGAACCGGAACAAATGATGGCCGTTTCCCAGATCCTGTTCGATCCGCTGGGAATCAAGGGACGCGCCGTAGGCCTCCTCGGCGTCCTGGCGAAAGGATTCGACCAGAAGGGGCGGCGCTTCTACCTTCTCGCCGACCCGACCGGCGCCATTATGCTCGACCGGCTTCCCAAGCTGTATCCGAAGGGAACCATCCTTCAACTGAAGGGCGTTGTCAACCAGGATGAAAACGGCCTGCCCCTTCTCACCAACGTCGAGATCATCTCGGCGAAGCCCTGACCTTCACGCATTGCCCAGACGCACCCCGGCCGGAACTTCGGCCGGGGTGTTTTTTGTATATCGGACGCCCATCCTGTAATCTGGAACGAATCGTCCGCGGCGGTTTCCCCGGTCGCACCGAACTGCCGGCAGAGACGCGAGACAATATCCGTGAGAGGCCGCCAGTGGGCATTTCCCGAATCGAGGCGTATCTGCGCCAGTATGGCGTGATTACCGATGAAATCACCTGCGTTTCTCCGGTTTCATGGCGGCGAAATCGTCGGCCCCCATGCGGTTCTCTGCGTCAGCGACACCGGCATCGGGATGGACAGGGAAACCCAGCAGAAGATCTACGATCCGTTTTTTCACCACGAAGGGCCCCGGGAAAGGCACGGGACTCGGCCTTGCGACCGTGTACGGCATCGTCAAATGACACAGCGAATATATCCATGTCTACAGCGAGCCGGGCCACGGGACGACGTTCCGGCTCTACTTTCCCCTCACCGATCTTCCGTTCGAAACCTTGCGGACTCAATCCGAGCATGGTTCAAAGAATGGCGACAAAACTGTTCTCGTGGTCAAGGACCAGGACATCGTCCGAACGATGGTCTGCGAAATTCTCGTGCAAGGAGGCTACGACGTCTTGGCTACATCGAGCGGGGAGGAGGCGCTTCGGTTGTTTTCCGATGCGAAACTCGGGATCAAACTTCTTCTGACCGATGTGATCATGACGGGAATGAACGGGCCCGAGCTGTATCGGCGGTTGTCCGGGAAGGACTCGGGGATGAAAGGGCTGTTCATGTCGGGCTACTCGAGCGAGATCCTGAGCCACGAAGGGGTGCTTCGCGGCGGATGTCACATCATTCAGAAACCGCTCGCGCCACGGGACCTGCTTCGCCGGCTTCGCGAGGTTCTCGACCGGGAAACCGGAGCCGGCTCGCCCTCACTGGCCTGAAGAGGGCGACAGGGGACGCTGAGACTCGTCGGAGGGATTCCTGCCGCGGACAAGAAGATACAGCTTCTTGAAGGCCCACATGAACAGGCCGTAGGATGCGAAGCCCCAGGAGTAGAGAAACAGGGTCAGGGCGGGCATC containing:
- a CDS encoding tetratricopeptide repeat protein, producing the protein MSRFRWLEFDEPKGPETGPGKKGPDADEVAGVDMTDARQVLKLADDAYRLLEYEKALRLYSKALSIDPNIEDAWAGQLRCLLDLGENPEALTWAIKAQKMFPKNADVQSARALALARQGRLQEAIAFSDGAMKNDRQGWFVWVARGEILALAGSGNAEFCMMKARESERGSDWLITLKTAQAYAVTPLADKALPLFRKVLAEHADLADVWYALAKLQLELGFVGESRESIEHAVRLRPLNRTYSEFHGRVNNVSPLDRLGIWLRQWTKGWFRNP
- a CDS encoding type IV pilus twitching motility protein PilT yields the protein MIGSTTMQGLLRLCQEKEASDLHLSVGLPPAARVHGEIVTLPFDNLSSETCRELVTSILNDEQIEKFEQEWELDFSLDIPGIGRFRVNVFRERGNTEASLRIIQPQIKSLQELGLSDAALELSRKPNGLVLVTGPTGVGKTTTFNSLLDQINRERRCRIITIEDPIEYIHRHKKSIVLQREVHSDTKSFAMALRHILRQDPDIIGIGEMRDLETISTAITAAETGHLVIATLHTSDAQQTIDRIVDVFPPFQHEQIRIQLANSLQGIISQQLLPTVDKNGRVLAYELLIATPAVRRIIRENKIPQLDTFIQTGAEFGMVSMDRSLKTLYQQGRIAYDIALSKVKNPMAFKEL
- a CDS encoding AAA family ATPase is translated as MAEPLGRQPVAPSPKPPQAPPAPTAPKPTQAEPAEGANQEMFRELDVLVRAKYPIIYLVTHEEDRVESLLAKLSKSQNKACYSWSSTRGLLPTGTDLQSKKKVSEMTRDPMAALDAVMENLENAFFVFKDFHGYLDDTIIRRRVRELAAFLRDSPRTMFFVSPTLSVPCELEKEITVIEFGYPTADEINRKLEEMIDLVKDNPRVRIDLTPGDREKLIKACSGLTLREVENVLSKTLITRRKLEAGDLSAILQEKEQIIRKSGILEYYAATTEFGNVGGLENLKSWLQKRSEAFTERARAFGCTPPKGILLLGVQGCGKSLVAKAVSSLWNVPLLRLDMGRIFSGLVGSSEENVRRAIRTAESVAPAILWIDEIEKAFSGVQSSGSTDSGVTSRVFGTFITWLQEKTSPVFVIATSNRIRDLPPELFRKGRFDDIFFVDLPQPEEREAIFTIHLKKKKRDPNAFDLKELARSTDGFSGSEIEEAISSAIYEAFHQGRELDTECILKAVSETYPLSKTMREEIDDLRRWASERARSASLSAISERKAGTHRALEIG
- a CDS encoding DUF1844 domain-containing protein; the encoded protein is MDDSSVIKIADRRAAHTEDAEEPKPAPVQASPKKEESAGSKRDASGAQPVRPPASETPSDVEDQPPFDEQAEGYPAEGEEEMEEPPRPSGPGQTRRRPGGMRGPSLTSMHVVETAGFMMEILLQKAFITMGLIPNPETGRRERDLGQTRIAIDLLSATAEQMRGRWGMPGVEQDIEAQLTSLRLQYARMAPPDAGKA
- a CDS encoding sigma-54 dependent transcriptional regulator; the protein is MTLSAKILVVDDEHSVRWAFEKALKKAGYDVFLAETGAKGLAIFESVRPDLTLLDIRMPEMDGLQVLKKIRESYPDAQVIVMTAYTDMETTVSAMKLGAYDFLSKPFNIDECLLLIGRGLNARTVKAADLPETSGDMTGGLKGNSSPMQEVYKLIGKVSAEDVTVLVTGESGSGKELVAQAVHYNSNRASKPFWAINCTAITESLMEAELFGYEKGAFTGANTSKPGVFELAQGGTLFLDEIGDMSLEMQAQLLRVLEERQIVRVGGNKRIKVDVRIIAATNKDLRKAIHDGRFREDLYHRIKVIEIHLPPLRTRAEDIPLLASYFCTQLAAQRKGVPKSISDEALSILTAYSWPGNVRELRNAIEQSYTLGRDQVILPEHLPIEVRQGSARPQPPAPSAAPPLHTQGIQPIPAGHEQAPAQAPGVVIGGQAHEETVEQHIRNFVAQSLRENIAGCAHERLMDAVERELLLQALNMFKANQVQTANYLGITRNTLRAKIEKYGL
- a CDS encoding YkvA family protein; protein product: MNQKSHLQKAVEEKLAKYINKFTRYAAFSHLSQERREILTGTLLYLIEEQDLVPDDVPHIGYLDDLMVFVTAASSFIDGEKGQDIPGVITREEVEADDAFVKQHEGLLYGTHKTSLKALQKMGSGKSSDLPALCTRIKEKYATLGRMES
- a CDS encoding DUF1257 domain-containing protein, producing the protein MSAVVFMVPALAGGPIFAAAVAVAGAAVGLKAVSLLADRQHQGAPVDESVEVQVPNSHALANTVDEGDILPLEGNGFRVTFAKDGRGNCSMRVEGKGKTDAELQALGRDLINRVAQQYAYQKLSAELKKKGYSLVQENVEQDNTIRLTVRRWK
- a CDS encoding MBL fold metallo-hydrolase, producing MHKPAFPLQDQLRGFSRALFSTWLYHRRFNVLFDAGEGIATALLNRVFGIRKIFLSHGHADHIAGLINLVNIRNLGAGDQTATLEIFYPKNNTLIEVIRQYLASTQHELSFDLVWRPVEAGERIEFEDGRGKTFMRTFRTQHSHKQLSLGFNIVEMRRRLKAEYVGMPQNEINAAILRLGKEAVAESFEQIIFTYGGDSRPINPDSIRDTLFLCHECTYLRLDDDERNFQQHSALSDVLQTAKDARAGTLMLFHVSLRYSHDEIRDCVAEAVKRINPGCRVIILHGDRFIDPMASPAGRHGHRKNTDEDEEACEPMPRLQEELEV
- a CDS encoding DUF2997 domain-containing protein, which encodes MKKEEISIVIKPDGQVEMRLEGFGKACDEVAKELQQLLNARVEKKQFTSEYYSAPVTTQNTTRTK
- a CDS encoding response regulator produces the protein MVKDQDIVRTMVCEILVQGGYDVLATSSGEEALRLFSDAKLGIKLLLTDVIMTGMNGPELYRRLSGKDSGMKGLFMSGYSSEILSHEGVLRGGCHIIQKPLAPRDLLRRLREVLDRETGAGSPSLA